The Ziziphus jujuba cultivar Dongzao chromosome 1, ASM3175591v1 genome segment AAGTGAAAGATCAGCCAAGTCGAAAGTTCTTGAAACAGCTTTGAACCAAGATTCCACCTTCTTCTTCCTTAATTCCTCTCCTAAAACGGGCTTGAAAGTTTCCGCGCTTTTACCCTTTTCTCCAGGAACAAAAATGTCATCTTCAGTCCAAACCCCAACAGCTAGGCCGGCAGCATAGGCTGCTCCAAGAGCTGTTGTCTCTATGTCAGCTGGTCTAACTACCGGGGAACCCAACAGATCAGCCTGCAATACAAACAATAATTATTTAACAAATACAAACTATTTTACAACATAGAAAGAGTtattaaaagagaataaaatcatcaaataaaataacactAGTGATGTAGATGGATGGATAGGTGTGGATTGGAGATTGGACAAGTATTGTGTCCAAATCATGCCAAAGccaacaaataaacaatagGAACAAAAAGGTTCAAACTATAAAGTAATGCCAAACTAAGCAATTAAAGCACATATAAGATGGATCTCCTAAAAAGTTAAACAAGAACAACAAAGATGTAAATAAACAGAAACCAGTTTTCATACAAAATTGTTGATTTGAAAGGGCAACGAAACCTAATGTAATCTAGCTTTCACAAAGTTACAGACAAAAgttgttttagaaaattgctTCAAGAAGCTCGCACCATTATGATTTTAGAGTTTATAGAAAAGCATATTGCCTTTTCTTGGTAGGATGACTAAAAAAAGATTGACTTTGTTTCATTTTCCTCAGATTCATATATCTCCAACATTATGTCAGTTCTCCGCTGAGTCACACAAACCCAAAttgagatttatttattattattattttttcctttgataaattaaatgagATATATGTCTTAAATGGCGCGAGAAAATGCCAAAAGTGCCTTTTGAGGGTCGCTTGTGAGACAAGAAAACTATCCGACATTTAGGCATGATTATACACAATATAACCAACAGAACTTGAATGGAAATCACAATTGCTAAATATGTAGAAAGGGTCACGGAATCGCACCTTAAAACATTCATCCCAACTGAGgagaaaactttaaaaaaagtatcgaaaaaaaaaaaattgaagaaacgaggaaaaaaagaaaacaaagaaatctCAAACCTGAATTTGCATCAAGAGGTTGTTAACAGTAGCACCACCATCCACTCTGAGCAAGAATTCTCCATCCTCATTTATAACAGCACCTTTTACCCCAGCATCTTTGTGCATCGAATCCAATACATCTTTGACTTGAAAACACATACTTTCCAAGACAGCCCGGGCAATGTGAGCTTTGGTTGTAAACCTTGTAATGCCAATACAAACCCCACGAGCATCATCACGCCACCATGGAGCAAACAAGCCATTAAAAGCAGGAACAAAATATACACCACCAGTGGAATCAACCTGTGATGCCAAAGCCTCAATCTCACCAGCACTATTAATTACCCCAAGACTATCTCTAAGCCACTGAACTGCAGCCCCAGCAATAGCAATAGATCCTTCCAAAGCATAATTGGCAGGAGCTGACGGGCCAAGCTTGAATGCTATAGTGCTTAAAAGGCCATGCGTTGAATGGACAATTTCTTCTCCAGTGTTGATGAGTATGAAAGCACCTGTACCATAAGTGCCTTTAGCTTCCCCTTTCCTGCAGGCCTGACCCATCATTGCTGCATGTTGGTCACCTAAACACCCTGAAATAGGGACCCCAGCAATGGGCCATCCTTTGGTAATGTGTCCAATGATTTCAGAGTTGCTAATAATTTTGGGCAGGATTGAAGCTGGAATTCCTAGGGTTTTCAATGTGGGTGTATCCCAATCAAGGGTATTGAGATTCATAAGCATAGTCCTTGACGCATTTGAAACATCTGTGACATGTAATCCCCCATTTACACCACCAGTTAAATTCCAGATCAACCAAGTGTCTATTGTTCCAAAAAGAGCATCCCCACTCTTCACAGCTTGTTTAACAGCGTCAACATTTTCTATCAA includes the following:
- the LOC107407412 gene encoding glycerol kinase; translation: MSTELPVYIGSLDQGTTSTRFIIYDREARAVGSHQVEFTQFYPQAGWIEHDPLEILESARVCMTKAIDKATADGHNVDKGLKAIGLSNQRETTLVWSKSTGSPLYNAIVWMDARTSSICRKLEKELPGGRTHFVKTCGLPISTYFSAVKFLWLIENVDAVKQAVKSGDALFGTIDTWLIWNLTGGVNGGLHVTDVSNASRTMLMNLNTLDWDTPTLKTLGIPASILPKIISNSEIIGHITKGWPIAGVPISGCLGDQHAAMMGQACRKGEAKGTYGTGAFILINTGEEIVHSTHGLLSTIAFKLGPSAPANYALEGSIAIAGAAVQWLRDSLGVINSAGEIEALASQVDSTGGVYFVPAFNGLFAPWWRDDARGVCIGITRFTTKAHIARAVLESMCFQVKDVLDSMHKDAGVKGAVINEDGEFLLRVDGGATVNNLLMQIQADLLGSPVVRPADIETTALGAAYAAGLAVGVWTEDDIFVPGEKGKSAETFKPVLGEELRKKKVESWFKAVSRTFDLADLSL